The following are encoded in a window of Citrobacter freundii genomic DNA:
- the malQ gene encoding 4-alpha-glucanotransferase yields the protein MEGKRLDNAALAAGISPNYINAHGKPQSIGADTKRRLLDAMHRTTAATKVAVTPVPNVMVYTVGKKMPLAVEGSGEFSWLLTTEDGVQHKGHVTGGKSFHLPAKLPEGYHTLTLTQDEARSHCRIIIAPKRCYEPQALLAGQKLWGACVQLYTLRSENNWGIGDFGDLKAMLPEVAKRGGAFIGLNPIHALYPANPESASPYSPSSRRWLNVIYIDVNAVEDFRLSKAAQSWWQKPATQQALQQARDAEWVDYTTVTTLKMTALRLAWKGFSVRDDGQMAAFRRFVAQEGESLYWQAAFDALHAYQAKEDESRWGWPAWPEDFRTVDSPAVKQFCAEHRDEVDFYLWLQWLAYTQFAACWETSQGFAMPIGLYRDLAVGVAEGGAETWCDRELYCLKASVGAPPDILGPLGQNWGLPPMDPHIITARAYEPFIELLRANMQNCGALRIDHVMSMLRLWWIPYGETADHGAYVHYPVDDLLSILALESQRHHCMVIGEDLGTVPVEIVSKLRDSGVYSYKVLYFENDHEKNFRAPQAYPEQSMAVAATHDLPTLKGYWDSGDLTLGKTLGLYPDEVVLRGLYQDRELAKQGLLDALHKYGCLPKRAGHKASLMSMTPILNRGMQRYIADSNSALLGLQPEDWLDMAEPVNIPGTSDQYKNWRRKLTTTLEAMFADGGVNKLIKDLDKRRKAAAKKK from the coding sequence ATGGAAGGCAAACGTCTGGATAATGCCGCGCTGGCGGCGGGGATCAGCCCCAATTACATTAATGCCCACGGTAAACCGCAGTCTATTGGCGCCGATACCAAACGGCGTTTGCTTGACGCCATGCATCGTACTACCGCCGCCACGAAAGTGGCGGTGACTCCGGTGCCAAACGTGATGGTGTATACCGTCGGCAAAAAAATGCCGCTGGCGGTTGAAGGGAGTGGTGAATTTAGCTGGCTGCTGACCACCGAAGACGGTGTGCAGCACAAAGGGCATGTCACTGGCGGTAAATCTTTTCACCTTCCGGCGAAGTTGCCGGAGGGGTATCACACGCTCACCCTGACTCAGGACGAAGCGCGCAGCCATTGCCGCATCATCATCGCGCCAAAACGTTGCTATGAGCCGCAGGCGCTGCTGGCCGGGCAAAAGCTGTGGGGTGCCTGCGTCCAGCTTTATACCCTGCGTTCAGAGAACAATTGGGGGATTGGTGATTTTGGCGATCTGAAGGCGATGCTGCCGGAAGTGGCTAAACGCGGCGGGGCGTTTATTGGCCTCAACCCGATCCACGCGCTGTATCCGGCGAACCCGGAGAGCGCCAGCCCGTATAGCCCGTCTTCGCGCCGTTGGCTGAACGTGATCTACATTGATGTGAATGCGGTAGAGGACTTCCGTCTGAGCAAAGCGGCGCAGAGCTGGTGGCAGAAGCCTGCCACGCAGCAAGCTCTGCAACAGGCCCGCGATGCCGAGTGGGTGGATTACACCACCGTGACCACGCTGAAGATGACCGCGCTACGTCTGGCATGGAAAGGGTTCTCGGTGCGTGATGATGGGCAGATGGCGGCATTCCGTCGTTTTGTGGCTCAGGAAGGTGAAAGTCTTTACTGGCAGGCGGCGTTCGACGCGCTGCATGCATATCAGGCGAAAGAAGATGAATCGCGCTGGGGTTGGCCTGCGTGGCCGGAAGACTTCCGGACGGTGGACTCACCGGCGGTGAAACAATTCTGCGCAGAGCACCGCGATGAAGTGGATTTCTACCTCTGGCTACAGTGGCTGGCGTATACCCAGTTTGCTGCCTGTTGGGAAACCAGTCAGGGCTTTGCAATGCCTATCGGGTTGTACCGCGATCTGGCGGTCGGCGTAGCAGAAGGTGGGGCAGAAACCTGGTGTGACCGTGAGCTGTACTGCCTGAAAGCGTCCGTTGGTGCACCGCCGGATATTCTTGGTCCGCTCGGTCAGAACTGGGGCCTGCCGCCGATGGATCCGCATATCATCACCGCGCGCGCCTACGAGCCGTTTATCGAGCTGCTGCGTGCCAATATGCAGAACTGCGGGGCGCTGCGTATTGACCATGTAATGTCGATGCTGCGTTTGTGGTGGATCCCCTACGGCGAAACCGCCGATCACGGCGCCTACGTGCATTATCCGGTCGACGACCTGCTTTCTATTCTGGCGCTGGAAAGTCAACGTCATCACTGTATGGTGATTGGTGAAGACCTGGGTACTGTACCGGTAGAAATTGTCAGCAAGCTGCGTGACAGCGGCGTGTATTCCTACAAAGTGCTCTATTTTGAGAATGACCATGAGAAGAACTTCCGCGCGCCGCAGGCGTACCCGGAACAATCAATGGCAGTCGCGGCGACGCATGACCTTCCTACGCTTAAAGGCTATTGGGACAGCGGTGATCTGACGCTCGGTAAAACGCTGGGGCTGTACCCGGATGAAGTTGTGCTGCGCGGGTTGTATCAGGACCGTGAACTGGCGAAGCAGGGCCTGTTGGATGCGCTGCACAAATACGGCTGTCTGCCAAAACGCGCCGGACACAAGGCGTCGTTGATGTCGATGACGCCGATCCTCAACCGGGGTATGCAGCGCTATATCGCCGACAGCAACAGCGCCCTACTGGGCCTGCAGCCGGAGGACTGGCTGGATATGGCGGAGCCGGTCAATATTCCGGGGACCAGCGACCAGTACAAAAACTGGCGGCGTAAGCTGACGACGACGCTAGAGGCGATGTTTGCCGATGGTGGGGTGAACAAGCTGATTAAGGATTTGGACAAACGGCGAAAAGCTGCCGCGAAGAAGAAGTAA
- the gntT gene encoding gluconate transporter, with protein MPLVIVAIGVILLLLLMIRFKMNGFIALVLVALAVGLMQGMPLDKVIGSIKAGVGGTLGSLALIMGFGAMLGKMLADCGGAQRIATTLIAKFGKKHIQWAVVLTGFTVGFALFYEVGFVLMLPLVFTIAAAANIPLLYVGVPMAAALSVTHGFLPPHPGPTAIATIFHADMGKTLLFGTILAIPTVILAGPVYARFLKGIDKPIPEGLYSAKTFTEEEMPGFGVSVWTSLVPVVLMAMRAIAEMILPKGHAFLPVAEFLGDPVMATLIAVLIAMFTFGLNRGRSMDQINDTLVSSIKIIAMMLLIIGGGGAFKQVLVDSGVDKYIASMMHETNVSPLLMAWSIAAVLRIALGSATVAAITAGGIVAPLIATTGVSPELMVIAVGSGSVIFSHVNDPGFWLFKEYFNLTIGETIKSWSMLETIISVCGLVGCLLLNMAI; from the coding sequence ATGCCATTAGTCATCGTTGCTATCGGTGTAATCTTGTTACTCCTCCTGATGATCCGTTTCAAAATGAACGGCTTCATCGCTCTCGTCCTGGTGGCGCTTGCTGTCGGATTGATGCAAGGGATGCCACTGGATAAAGTCATCGGTTCAATTAAAGCCGGCGTCGGCGGAACCCTTGGTAGCCTCGCCCTGATTATGGGTTTTGGCGCCATGTTGGGCAAAATGCTGGCAGACTGCGGCGGTGCGCAACGTATTGCCACCACGCTGATTGCTAAATTCGGCAAAAAGCACATCCAGTGGGCCGTGGTATTAACCGGCTTCACCGTGGGCTTTGCGCTGTTCTACGAAGTGGGCTTCGTGCTGATGCTGCCGCTGGTATTCACCATCGCTGCCGCCGCGAACATCCCGCTGCTGTATGTCGGTGTGCCAATGGCCGCTGCGCTGTCTGTGACCCACGGCTTCTTGCCGCCACACCCGGGCCCGACCGCAATTGCCACCATTTTCCACGCCGATATGGGTAAAACCCTGCTGTTTGGTACGATTCTGGCGATCCCGACCGTTATTCTGGCGGGTCCGGTGTATGCGCGTTTCCTGAAGGGCATTGATAAGCCAATCCCGGAAGGTCTGTACAGTGCAAAAACCTTCACTGAAGAAGAAATGCCAGGCTTTGGCGTCAGCGTCTGGACCTCTCTGGTTCCGGTCGTGCTGATGGCGATGCGTGCTATCGCGGAGATGATCCTGCCGAAAGGCCATGCCTTCCTGCCGGTTGCAGAGTTCCTCGGTGACCCGGTTATGGCAACGCTGATTGCCGTTCTGATTGCGATGTTCACCTTTGGTCTGAACCGTGGACGTTCGATGGATCAGATTAACGACACGCTGGTGTCCTCCATCAAGATCATCGCAATGATGCTGTTGATTATCGGTGGTGGCGGTGCGTTCAAACAGGTACTGGTGGATAGTGGCGTAGACAAATACATCGCCTCTATGATGCATGAAACCAACGTTTCTCCGCTGCTGATGGCATGGTCAATTGCCGCTGTACTGCGTATCGCACTGGGTTCTGCTACCGTGGCAGCCATCACCGCAGGTGGGATTGTGGCACCGCTGATTGCAACGACCGGCGTGAGCCCTGAGCTGATGGTTATTGCAGTCGGCTCCGGCTCCGTCATCTTCTCCCACGTGAACGATCCGGGCTTCTGGCTGTTCAAGGAATACTTCAACCTGACCATCGGTGAGACCATCAAGTCATGGTCAATGCTGGAAACCATTATTTCGGTATGCGGTCTGGTAGGATGCCTGCTGCTAAATATGGCTATCTGA